The following proteins are co-located in the Dromiciops gliroides isolate mDroGli1 chromosome 2, mDroGli1.pri, whole genome shotgun sequence genome:
- the CD8A gene encoding T-cell surface glycoprotein CD8 alpha chain, with the protein MGSPSAVRSLLLPLVLLLQPVACQAQGKFRMVPTEKRDAQLGQRIQLSCETLAIAETGCSWLRLPPGARVPTFLLFISGTSTTVRMGDNVDKRLQGGKKSSSIYTLTLTSFREEDEGFYYCVLVRNGLMHFSHFVPVFLPVKATTTSAPKPTTTTLATTTNSSIQNSAGSGKCKPFIKSKEKKGLDFSCDLYIWMPLTGVCVVLLLALITTIIICQRSRRRVCRCPRPLIRPGGKSGPQERYV; encoded by the exons ATGGGCTCCCCGTCTGCTGTACGATCCCTGCTCCTGCCGCTGGTCCTGCTGCTCC AGCCCGTGGCGTGCCAGGCACAGGGGAAATTCCGGATGGTCCCCACCGAGAAGCGGGACGCCCAGCTGGGTCAGAGGATACAGCTGTCGTGCGAGACGCTGGCCATTGCGGAGACAGGATGCTCGTGGCTGCGCCTGCCCCCCGGGGCCCGGGTGCCTACCTTTCTGCTCTTCATCTCGGGCACCAGCACGACCGTGAGGATGGGAGACAACGTGGACAAGAGGCTCCAGGGAGGGAAGAAGTCGAGTTCAATCTACACCCTGACCCTGACTAGCTTCAGAGAAGAGGACGAGGGCTTCTACTACTGTGTGCTGGTCCGCAACGGCTTGATGCACTTCAGCCACTTCGTGCCCGTCTTCCTGCCAG TAAAGGCCACCACCACCTCTGCTCCCAAGCCCACGACCACCACTCTGGCGACCACCACCAACTCTTCTATCCAGAATTCAGCTGGTTCTGGCAAATGCAAACCCTTCATTAAATCCAAAG AAAAGAAAGGATTGGATTTCTCCTGTGACCTGTACATCTGGATGCCACTGACCGGTGTCTGTGTCGTCTTGCTCCTGGCCCTGATCACTACCATTATCATCTGCCAGA gGTCACGAAGACGAGTCTGCCGGTGTCCAAG GCCTCTGATCAGACCAGGAGGAAAGTCTGGCCCACAAGAGAGATATGTTTAA